A window from Methylocystis sp. MJC1 encodes these proteins:
- the gvpN gene encoding gas vesicle protein GvpN translates to MSAIALASLGQDAEDFSEDDGSIALGPSDAFVSSPAVQELASRALAYLEAGYAVHFSGPAGSGKTTLAFHVAAQLGRPSILLHGDHEFGSSDLIGRESGYRRSRVVDNYISSVVKLQEEGRALWTDNRITTACRLGHTIIYDEFNRSKPEANNPFLSILSEGVLNVPGLHGRGEGYIKVHPHFRAIFTSNPVEYAGVYRAQDALLDRMITLYFDHYDRETEVAIAAKKGGVDQARAEKVVDFVRLCRLQGSDPHYPTLRASIAIARVLAARGGEASLSNPVFRWACRDILGRGSQSSPKPGDFTSDTVDELLLQFELEALERAQRMHAHGPANQTACF, encoded by the coding sequence ATGAGCGCGATAGCTCTCGCTAGCCTAGGTCAGGACGCCGAGGATTTCTCCGAGGACGACGGCTCGATCGCGCTCGGACCGAGCGACGCTTTCGTGAGTTCTCCGGCTGTTCAGGAGCTTGCGAGTAGAGCGCTCGCCTATCTCGAAGCGGGATATGCCGTGCATTTTTCGGGTCCCGCGGGCAGCGGCAAGACAACCCTGGCTTTTCATGTCGCCGCGCAGCTCGGCCGCCCAAGCATCCTGCTCCATGGCGATCATGAATTCGGCAGCTCCGATCTGATCGGTCGCGAGAGCGGATATCGCAGATCGCGCGTGGTCGATAACTATATCTCTTCGGTCGTAAAGCTGCAGGAAGAGGGGCGCGCGCTCTGGACCGACAATCGGATTACGACCGCCTGCCGTCTGGGGCATACGATCATTTATGACGAATTCAACCGGAGCAAGCCGGAGGCGAATAACCCCTTCTTGAGCATATTGTCGGAGGGCGTTTTGAACGTTCCGGGGCTGCACGGACGCGGCGAGGGCTACATTAAGGTGCATCCGCATTTTCGCGCGATCTTTACCTCCAATCCGGTTGAATATGCGGGTGTCTATCGTGCGCAGGACGCATTGCTCGACCGCATGATTACGCTCTATTTCGATCATTATGACCGCGAGACGGAGGTTGCAATCGCCGCCAAAAAAGGCGGCGTCGATCAGGCGCGCGCGGAAAAGGTGGTCGACTTTGTTCGCTTGTGCCGTCTTCAAGGATCTGACCCGCATTATCCAACCTTGCGCGCATCGATAGCGATCGCTCGGGTGCTTGCGGCGCGCGGCGGCGAGGCCAGTCTTTCAAATCCGGTCTTTCGTTGGGCCTGCCGAGATATTCTTGGCCGGGGATCTCAAAGCTCCCCTAAGCCGGGAGATTTTACATCCGACACTGTCGACGAGTTGTTGCTGCAATTCGAACTCGAAGCGCTGGAGCGCGCGCAGCGCATGCATGCGCATGGGCCGGCCAACCAAACCGCGTGTTTTTAA
- the gvpA gene encoding gas vesicle structural protein GvpA — MARVQKSVDSSSLGEVVDRILDKGIVIDAWVKVSLVGIELITIEARVVVASVETYLKYAEAVGLTASAAAPA, encoded by the coding sequence ATGGCACGCGTTCAAAAATCCGTGGACTCGTCAAGCCTCGGCGAAGTTGTTGACCGCATCCTCGACAAGGGCATCGTGATCGACGCCTGGGTCAAGGTCTCGCTCGTCGGCATCGAGCTGATCACGATCGAAGCCCGCGTTGTGGTGGCCTCGGTTGAGACCTACCTCAAATACGCTGAAGCTGTCGGCCTGACCGCTTCTGCGGCGGCGCCCGCCTAA
- a CDS encoding response regulator, protein MLEAALSRIGWTAVTANSAQEALGLVSGDAFPIAFVDARLPDMDGFRLSARFRIIRPGMSIILISGYFLGDDVDILDAMRASTIDGFLAKPFQIEAIAAAVDKGAKG, encoded by the coding sequence GTGCTCGAAGCCGCCTTGAGTCGGATTGGTTGGACAGCGGTCACAGCCAATAGCGCTCAAGAAGCTCTTGGCTTAGTGAGCGGGGATGCGTTTCCCATAGCCTTCGTGGACGCCCGTTTGCCCGACATGGATGGGTTTCGGCTCAGCGCGCGATTCCGCATCATACGTCCCGGCATGAGCATCATCCTGATCTCGGGTTATTTCCTCGGCGACGACGTCGATATTCTCGATGCTATGCGCGCTTCGACAATTGACGGCTTTCTCGCGAAACCATTTCAAATCGAAGCGATCGCCGCCGCGGTCGACAAGGGCGCCAAAGGGTAA
- a CDS encoding ATP-binding protein has translation MFLDTLDHESFFHAVMDTIPSSILILDESLTVRTVNTNFLEKSHGSLLTILGKRLQEIFPAAFQDTPLDQQIREVIASGKTLRRRRMTYRAPGVALRTYSYSICPLQLRGGSRGVILVMDDVTDLLQLGEEVRRTQLHLASVVESAGDLIISTDSRGAVLTWNTAAEKSTGYAEGEVRGSKIAGHFDEPQKQEVESSFRGISEIDDCHSIEWPMRCKNGETIPVSWRLSRMTSPTGEVTGVVVVGRSLVEQRAMEAQIHQGEKLAALGIVIGGIAHEIRNPLGVSSAAAQLMRNRMGSPDLLGECIDKVIGGIDRASLVVESLLRFARPQPITETTRVNVVSMLKNALMFASGEAAVGTRYDWSPPAEAMDIYAEGVQNLLELVFINLMLNAFQAMPNGGLLTIDVRRDGNEVIVEIGDSGPGIPEAHLRKIFDPFFSTRSDSRRSGLGLSVSHSIVRQHGGDVNVRTTLGVGTIFAVRVPAARESS, from the coding sequence ATGTTTCTAGACACGCTCGATCACGAAAGCTTTTTCCATGCTGTGATGGACACAATACCATCCTCGATCCTTATTCTCGACGAAAGTCTCACCGTAAGAACGGTGAATACCAACTTTCTCGAAAAGTCGCACGGAAGCTTGCTCACGATCCTTGGAAAACGCCTGCAGGAAATCTTTCCCGCGGCTTTCCAGGATACGCCTTTGGACCAGCAGATACGTGAGGTGATCGCGTCGGGGAAAACGCTTCGGCGCCGGCGGATGACCTATCGCGCGCCCGGAGTCGCTCTGCGAACCTATTCTTACAGTATCTGTCCATTGCAGCTTCGAGGCGGCTCACGAGGCGTTATCCTGGTCATGGACGACGTTACGGACCTGTTGCAGCTTGGGGAGGAGGTGCGCCGTACGCAGCTGCATCTCGCGAGCGTTGTCGAAAGCGCCGGCGATCTCATTATCTCGACCGACTCGCGTGGCGCAGTTCTGACTTGGAACACAGCGGCTGAAAAATCGACAGGCTATGCAGAGGGAGAGGTTCGCGGCTCGAAAATCGCGGGCCATTTTGACGAGCCGCAGAAACAGGAAGTCGAATCCTCCTTCCGGGGCATCAGCGAAATCGACGATTGCCACTCGATCGAATGGCCGATGCGTTGCAAAAACGGCGAGACAATACCTGTCTCCTGGCGCTTATCGAGGATGACGAGTCCTACCGGCGAGGTGACCGGCGTCGTCGTCGTCGGTCGCAGCCTCGTCGAGCAGCGCGCCATGGAAGCACAGATCCATCAGGGCGAGAAGCTTGCCGCCTTGGGTATCGTTATCGGCGGAATCGCGCATGAAATTCGCAACCCGTTAGGCGTCAGCTCCGCCGCAGCGCAGCTGATGAGAAATCGAATGGGTTCGCCCGATTTGCTGGGGGAGTGCATCGACAAAGTGATCGGCGGCATCGACCGCGCGTCGCTCGTTGTCGAAAGCCTGCTTCGGTTTGCCCGTCCGCAACCGATCACCGAAACGACTCGCGTCAATGTGGTCAGTATGCTGAAAAACGCATTGATGTTCGCTTCCGGCGAAGCGGCGGTCGGCACGCGTTACGACTGGAGCCCGCCAGCCGAGGCGATGGATATTTACGCCGAAGGCGTCCAGAACCTGCTGGAGCTGGTTTTTATCAATCTCATGCTCAACGCCTTCCAAGCGATGCCGAATGGCGGCCTTTTGACTATCGACGTGCGCCGCGACGGCAATGAGGTGATCGTCGAAATCGGCGACAGTGGCCCGGGAATTCCCGAGGCGCATCTGCGGAAAATTTTCGACCCATTTTTTTCGACGCGCTCGGATAGCAGACGATCGGGCCTCGGCCTTTCGGTGTCGCATTCGATCGTCCGTCAGCATGGCGGCGATGTGAACGTCCGGACGACTTTGGGCGTGGGAACGATATTCGCGGTCCGCGTCCCTGCAGCGCGTGAGTCGTCGTAA
- a CDS encoding GvpL/GvpF family gas vesicle protein: MRTPDPPETNKAILSIGSSESAISLFAFVDANQICAGQLMDSEESALTLHRAGVVGAIIDSVPIADFCGVDSQRNLQDVSWLARRVRRHAEILARAMQFSPVFPVPFGTLYTSLESLSAFMESHEATIARFLLDASDKEEWELRAAARLDDPIVLDRLARKAWPEWAKLSNGLRYMRLCRDKHMLRDLGRAEAAVVARNLVQELEPLSAGSCDRNLEGTDLIARHAFLVPKGNAAALSQRVAELNGRLGAESVEFTLSGPWPPYSFRPQLNRPLCSSN, from the coding sequence ATGAGGACTCCCGATCCGCCCGAAACGAATAAGGCCATTTTGTCTATCGGGTCGAGCGAGTCCGCAATCTCACTCTTTGCATTCGTGGATGCGAACCAAATCTGCGCGGGGCAATTGATGGACTCCGAGGAGAGCGCCTTGACCCTGCATCGCGCCGGCGTCGTCGGCGCGATCATAGACTCCGTCCCAATCGCGGATTTTTGTGGCGTCGATTCGCAGCGCAATTTGCAGGACGTCTCTTGGCTGGCGCGGCGTGTTCGTCGCCACGCAGAAATCCTCGCGCGGGCGATGCAATTCTCGCCTGTCTTTCCGGTTCCTTTCGGAACGCTCTACACCAGCCTCGAAAGCCTGAGCGCGTTCATGGAGTCGCATGAGGCGACGATTGCGCGCTTCCTTCTCGACGCCTCCGACAAGGAGGAGTGGGAGCTTCGAGCCGCCGCTCGGCTCGATGATCCGATCGTTCTCGACCGATTGGCGCGCAAAGCGTGGCCTGAGTGGGCGAAGCTTTCGAATGGCCTTCGATACATGCGGCTGTGTCGAGACAAACATATGTTGCGCGATTTGGGTCGTGCGGAAGCTGCGGTCGTCGCACGTAACTTGGTGCAGGAACTGGAGCCATTGTCGGCAGGTAGCTGCGATCGCAACCTCGAAGGGACGGATTTAATAGCCCGTCATGCATTTCTCGTCCCCAAGGGCAATGCGGCTGCTTTAAGCCAACGCGTTGCAGAGCTGAACGGCCGTCTTGGAGCCGAGTCAGTAGAATTTACTCTGTCGGGACCCTGGCCGCCGTATAGTTTTCGACCGCAGCTCAACCGACCTCTCTGTTCCTCGAACTGA
- a CDS encoding sigma-54-dependent transcriptional regulator, producing the protein MLTRNRSSILLIDDDHDMRWAMRNILVDAGFDVLEAQAGEPGLELASRHPPDAVVLDMRMSGMGGEEVLRRLLQRDRRLPIVIATAYGTIAGAINAMKEGAFEYLTKPFRNDQFVDAVKRAVARRMAFHKQNTENLRADVFGLMGSSSAIQKLADEIEAVARSDYSVVVQGETGSGKEIVAQSLHRHSGRVAKPFVVVDCGAIAESLMNSEFFGHEKGAFTGAAARHHGCFEAAAKGGTIFLDEIGNLSTAGQKALLRALEARTIHRVGGSEQISLDVRVIAATNDALKERAESGDFREDLYYRLAEYVVSVPPLRARPEDIPFLAGRFLGQARECLGHPPIEIEPKALDLLQAHDWPGNVRELRNVMRRAALTSSDVVSAAHIADRLYRPPATLSQTTQMASAATPLRDQMRCQVRAVERDAVLDALNRANGNKAEAARLLGVDYKTYRLKLKRFEGERGEISQ; encoded by the coding sequence ATGTTGACGCGCAATCGAAGCTCGATCCTGCTGATCGACGATGATCATGACATGCGATGGGCGATGCGAAACATATTAGTGGATGCCGGTTTCGACGTGTTGGAAGCACAAGCTGGCGAGCCCGGTCTCGAATTGGCGTCGCGCCATCCGCCCGACGCCGTCGTTCTCGATATGCGCATGTCCGGGATGGGCGGCGAGGAGGTTTTGCGGCGGCTGTTGCAACGCGATCGGCGCCTTCCCATCGTCATCGCCACGGCTTACGGCACGATCGCGGGCGCGATCAACGCGATGAAAGAGGGCGCATTCGAATATCTCACTAAGCCTTTTCGGAACGATCAATTCGTGGATGCCGTGAAGCGCGCGGTCGCTCGCCGGATGGCGTTTCACAAGCAGAACACCGAGAATTTACGCGCCGATGTTTTCGGCCTCATGGGTAGCAGTTCTGCCATCCAAAAGCTTGCAGATGAGATCGAAGCCGTCGCCCGCTCCGACTATTCGGTTGTTGTTCAAGGCGAAACGGGGAGCGGCAAAGAGATTGTCGCACAGAGCCTACATCGGCATAGCGGTCGCGTCGCCAAGCCTTTCGTCGTGGTCGACTGCGGCGCAATTGCCGAATCCCTCATGAACAGCGAATTTTTCGGCCATGAAAAGGGGGCGTTCACGGGCGCCGCCGCACGGCATCACGGTTGTTTCGAGGCTGCAGCAAAGGGAGGCACGATCTTCCTCGACGAGATAGGCAATCTCTCGACCGCAGGACAAAAGGCTCTTCTGCGCGCGCTCGAAGCGCGCACGATCCATCGCGTGGGCGGGAGCGAACAGATCAGCCTGGACGTGCGCGTCATAGCCGCCACGAACGACGCTCTCAAGGAGCGCGCGGAGTCGGGGGACTTTCGCGAAGACCTCTACTACCGTCTCGCGGAATATGTCGTCTCGGTGCCGCCTTTGCGCGCGCGCCCGGAGGATATCCCTTTCCTCGCGGGGCGCTTTCTGGGGCAGGCGCGTGAATGTCTCGGCCACCCGCCAATCGAAATTGAGCCAAAGGCGCTCGACTTGTTGCAGGCCCACGACTGGCCCGGCAATGTGAGAGAATTGCGAAACGTGATGAGGCGCGCGGCGCTCACCTCGTCAGACGTTGTCTCCGCGGCTCATATCGCCGACCGTCTTTATCGGCCCCCGGCGACTCTTTCGCAAACAACGCAGATGGCGTCTGCCGCCACGCCTTTGCGTGATCAAATGCGCTGCCAGGTGCGGGCAGTCGAACGCGACGCCGTGCTCGACGCTCTCAATCGAGCAAACGGCAACAAGGCAGAAGCCGCACGGCTGCTGGGAGTGGACTACAAGACCTACCGCTTGAAATTGAAGAGGTTCGAGGGAGAGCGCGGAGAAATCAGCCAATGA